The following are encoded together in the Tripterygium wilfordii isolate XIE 37 chromosome 18, ASM1340144v1, whole genome shotgun sequence genome:
- the LOC119984423 gene encoding 1-phosphatidylinositol-3-phosphate 5-kinase FAB1B-like has product MDAPNMSLSELVDLVKSWLPWKSEPTNVSRVFWMPDHSCAVCYDCDSQFTLLNRRHHCRLCGRIFCSKCTSNSVSTPSTDPRPAWDNLEKIRVCNYCFRQWENGITTSDNGVQVFNQDLTASPSAASLASTKSSSTANRSYFTVASVPCSLESCQQGQQCSSLTPYQSLPLETSSDRQSEVKAGMSTDFVADMEDPSLAQYGFSIHRSDVEDDDYGSYHYDSETRNLPQVKGYYDQVDFDEMSNHDGLHKLQINGEYVDTKSSSGFPLHNSFDSLGVKERPQLGKKDECENCDEAEVPSSLCDGENVNTEPVDFENSGPLWLPPEPADEEDEREANTFDDDDDIEGNAAGEWGYSRTPTPSSFGSGEYHIKDQSIEEHKKAMKTVVDGHFRALVAQLLQVENLPVDNDDEKQSWLEIITLLSWEAATLLKPDMSKGGGMDPGGYVKVKCIASGQRCESMIVKGVVCKKNVAHRRMTSKIEKPRLLILGGALEYQRVSNLLSSFDTLLQQEMDHLKMAVAKIHAHRPDVLLVEKSVSRYAQEYLLEKDISLVLNIKRTLLERIARCTGAQIVPSIDHLSSQKLGYCEKFHVEKFLEDLGTSGKGGKKSMKTLMYFEGCPKPLGCTIFLRGASSDELKKVKHVVQYGVFAAYHLALETSFLADEGASLPELPMNSLIIMGLPNKLSSIERSISTVTGFSFTADGNTHEPQPSDKPQRSHSVPSSCLAPSVSSDSVHKVNIKFPASFSATGESVISDSQCNELVPSHTLEKDEMHSGEYLLADTFSANNGPAVLVDDTVNVLGPLQTCGQGGLADGSEKYHYTMDTTQVTNSDISSKQHTGKYHLEEPPLKEEFPPSPSDHQSILVSLSSRCVWTGTVCERSHLSRIKYYGSFDKPLGRFLRDHLFDQSYHCGSCEMPSEAHVHCYTHHQGTLTISVKRVSEILLPGEREGKIWMWHRCLRCPRTNGFPPATRRVAMSDAAWGLSFGKFLELSFSNHAAASRVASCGHSLHRDCLRFYGFGEMVACFRYASIDVLSVYLPPSKLDFDFENQEWIQKEADEVVNQAELLFSEVLNTLRQIVENRAGMWPLYSSMRTSELKRVTEEMEALLQMEKQDFEVSLGKTLKRRVEKGHPVIDILEINRLRRQLLFQSFMWDHRLTYAASSVNNTLQDGLGDSVSSSDKKLIPNTEKLTEMNEATRPVNGFSSCDSLLVDVKLGKSPELEEGFGSNVNLSGLINQEADMDGMEDYANLSASLYIGDQADDAKSKTVHRTLSEGKVPVMENISQTLDAAWTGEAHPGITMLTDTAVWAPDSMLADSSTEAVAVEEIDAECHTEDQRSSQVSRPLSPILAIKSPDDVEDSVNWLRMPFMNFYRSLNKNYLRNAQNLDNMECSPLYISCFSKLELRNGARLLLPMSINDTIIPVYDDEPTSIISYALLSPEYYEQQTDEGKNIKDDGDSTSSLISPDPMNLQNSHLGDETMSESHRSHASADDSNPSLFRSRSSMILDPLSYTKALHVKVSFEDDGPLGKVKYTVTCYYAKRFEALRRMCCPSELDFIRSLSRCKKWKAQGGKSNVFFAKTLDDRFIIKQVTKTELESFIQFGPEYFKYLSESIGTRSPTCLAKILGIYQVNSKHLKGGKESKMDVLVIENLLYRRNVTRLYDLKGSSRSRYNPDSSGSNKVLLDQNLIEAMSTSPIFVGNKAKRLLERAVWNDTSFLASVDVMDYSLLVGVDEEKHELVLGIIDFMREYTWDKHLETWVKTSGILGGPKNSSPTVISPKQYKKRFRKAMTAYFLMVPDQWSPPIAPSKSCTDISEESTQGGTSVQ; this is encoded by the exons ATGGATGCACCCAATATGTCACTCTCTGAGCTGGTTGACTTAGTGAAATCGTGGTTGCCCTGGAAGTCTGAGCCGACTAACGTGTCGAGGGTTTTCTGGATGCCTGATCATAGCTGTGCGGTTTGCTATGATTGTGATTCCCAGTTCACCTTACTCAATCGTAGACACCATTGTCGACTTTGTGGCCGAATTTTCTGTTCCAAATGTACATCTAACTCAGTTTCCACTCCGTCGACTGACCCAAGGCCGGCCTGGGACAACCTAGAGAAAATTCGGGTGTGTAATTATTGTTTCAGGCAATGGGAAAATGGCATAACGACTTCTGATAATGGAGTCCAGGTTTTTAACCAGGATCTTACTGCTTCACCATCAGCTGCAAGTTTGGCGAGCACAAAATCTAGCAGCACTGCTAACCGCTCCTACTTTACTGTTGCCTCGGTGCCATGCTCACTTGAGTCTTGTCAACAAGGTCAACAGTGTTCTAGTCTTACCCCATATCAATCATTACCGTTGGAGACAAGCTCAGACAGGCAATCTGAGGTAAAAGCAGGAATGAGCACTGACTTTGTTGCAGACATGGAGGATCCATCTCTTGCACAATATGGATTTTCTATACACAG GAGTGATGTTGAGGATGATGACTATGGTTCTTATCATTACGATTCTGAAACAAGGAATTTGCCCCAAGTCAAGGGCTACTATGATCAAGTTGATTTTGATGAGATGAGCAATCATGATGGGTTACACAAACTGCAGATCAACGGAGAATATGTGGACACAAAAAGTTCAAGCGGTTTTCCATTGCACAACAGTTTTGACTCGCTTGGTGTGAAAGAAAGACCTCAACTTGGCAAAAAAGATGAGTGTGAGAATTGTGATGAAGCTGAGGTACCTTCCTCTTTATGCGATGGGGAGAATGTCAATACCGAACCTGTGGATTTTGAGAATAGTGGTCCTCTATGGCTCCCCCCTGAACCAGCAGATGAAGAGGATGAGAGGGAAGCCAACACgtttgatgatgacgatgatatTGAGGGGAATGCTGCAGGAGAGTGGGGTTATTCACGTACCCCAACCCCAAGTAGTTTTGGAAGTGGAGAATATCATATTAAGGATCAGTCAATTGAGGAGCACAAGAAGGCCATGAAGACGGTGGTTGATGGCCATTTTAGGGCTTTGGTGGCACAGCTATTACAGGTAGAGAACCTTCCAGTGGACAATGATGATGAGAAACAGAGCTGGTTAGAGATTATCACATTGCTTTCATGGGAGGCTGCGACACTATTAAAGCCAGATATGAGCAAAGGTGGAGGAATGGATCCAGGTGGATATGTGAAAGTAAAATGcatagcttctggacaacgttgtGAGAG TATGATTGTGAAAGGAGTTGTTTGTAAGAAAAATGTGGCCCATCGGCGGATGACATCAAAAATAGAGAAGCCTCGCTTGCTGATCCTTGGAGGAGCACTCGAGTATCAACGGGTTTCTAACCTTCTATCAAGTTTTGATACTTTGTTGCAGCAG GAAATGGACCATTTGAAAATGGCCGTTGCAAAAATACACGCACACCGCCCTGATGTCCTTCTGGTTGAGAAATCAGTTTCTCGGTATGCGCAGGAGTACCTTCTTGAGAAAGACATATCTCTTGTTCTTAATATCAAGAGGACACTCTTAGAGCGTATAGCCCGCTGCACTGGTGCTCAGATAGTCCCTTCAATTGATCATCTCTCTTCCCAAAAGTTGGGCTACTGTGAGAAGTTTCATGTGGAGAAGTTTCTGGAAGATCTTGGTACTTCCGggaaaggaggaaaaaaatcaatgaagacATTAATGTATTTTGAAGGATGCCCAAAGCCATTGGGTTGCACT ATTTTTCTCAGAGGTGCTAGCAGTGATGAACTAAAGAAAGTAAAGCATGTGGTCCAATATGGAGTTTTTGCAGCATATCACTTGGCATTGGAGACATCTTTTCTTGCCGATGAAGGAGCTTCTCTACCAGAACTCCCAATGAACTCCCTAATAATAATGGGACTCCCAAATAAATTATCAAGCATCGAGAGGTCAATATCAACAGTAACTGGTTTCAGTTTCACTGCTGATGGAAACACTCACGAACCTCAACCTAGTGACAAACCACAAAGATCCCATAGTGTCCCTAGTTCATGTCTGGCCCCATCAGTAAGCAGTGATTCTGTTCACAAAGTGAATATAAAATTCCCAGCTTCTTTCTCTGCTACTGGAGAGAGTGTTATCTCAGATTCTCAATGTAACGAGCTTGTGCCATCCCATACACTTGAGAAAGATGAAATGCATTCTGGAGAATATCTTCTGGCCGATACTTTTTCAGCAAACAATGGTCCGGCTGTCCTGGTTGATGACACTGTTAATGTTCTTGGGCCTTTACAAACATGTGGACAAGGTGGTCTAGCAGATGGTTCAGAGAAATATCACTACACCATGGATACGACTCAGGTTACCAATTCAGATATATCCTCCAAACAACACACTGGTAAATATCATCTTGAGGAGCCACCTCTGAAAGAAGAGTTTCCTCCATCTCCTTCTGATCATCAGAGCATTCTGGTCTCCTTATCGTCTCGGTGTGTATGGACTGGGACAGTTTGTGAAAGATCCCATCTCTCTCGAATCAAATACTACGGAAGCTTTGACAAGCCTCTGGGTCGGTTTTTACGGGATCATTTGTTTGATCAA AGTTACCATTGCGGTTCATGCGAGATGCCATCAGAAGCACATGTTCATTGTTATACTCATCATCAAGGCACCCTCACCATATCTGTTAAACGGGTATCAGAAATACTCTTGCCTGGTGAGAGGGAAGGAAAGATCTGGATGTGGCACAGATGTCTGAGATGCCCCCGGACCAATGGTTTTCCTCCTGCAACTCGGCGAGTAGCAATGTCAGATGCTGCGTGGggtttatcttttggaaaatTTTTGGAGCTTAGTTTTTCAAACCATGCAGCTGCAAGTAGGGTGGCAAGTTGTGGCCATTCTTTACATAGAGACTGCCTTCGTTTCTATGG ATTTGGTGAAATGGTTGCTTGCTTTCGCTATGCATCAATTGATGTTCTCTCCGTCTACCTTCCACCTTCAAAACTAGACTTTGACTTTGAGAACCAGGAATGGATTCAAAAGGAGGCAGATGAG GTTGTTAACCAGGCAGAGCTTCTGTTTTCCGAAGTACTTAATACTCTTCGGCAAATTGTGGAGAACAGAGCTGGCATGTGGCCACTTTACAGCAGCATGAGAACATCTGAATTAAAACGCGTGACTGAAGAAATGGAAGCATTGCTACAAATGGAAAAGCAAGACTTCGAG GTATCACTGGGGAAAACCTTGAAAAGGCGAGTGGAGAAGGGCCACCCTGTTATTGATATTCTCGAAATTAATCGTCTGCGTAGGCAATTACTCTTTCAATCTTTTATGTGGGACCACCGGTTGACCTATGCAGCCAGTTCAGTTAACAACACCTTGCAGGATGGATTGGGTGACTCAGTTTCGTCATCTGACAAGAAACTCATTCCTAATACTGAGAAGCTCACTGAGATGAACGAGGCCACCAGGCCTGTAAATGGCTTTAGCAGTTGTGACTCGCTTCTTGTGGATGTTAAACTTGGCAAAAGCCCTGAACTGGAAGAAGGATTTGGTAGCAATGTCAACTTGTCTGGCTTGATTAATCAAGAAGCAGACATGGATGGAATGGAAGATTATGCTAATCTTTCTGCTAGCTTGTACATTGGCGATCAAGCTGACGATGCCAAATCCAAAACTGTACATAGGACTCTCTCTGAAGGAAAGGTACCTGTAATGGAGAATATATCACAAACCCTTGATGCTGCATGGACAGGGGAGGCTCACCCAGGCATCACAATGTTGACGGATACTGCAGTATGGGCACCCGATTCAATGTTGGCAGATTCTTCAACTGAAGCTGTTGCTGTAGAGGAAATAGATGCAGAGTGCCATACTGAAGACCAACGTTCTTCTCAGGTTAGCCGTCCTCTTTCACCTATACTGGCCATCAAAAGCCCTGATGATGTGGAAGACTCTGTAAACTGGCTAAGGATGCCCTTCATGAACTTTTACCGGTCGTTAAATAAGAATTATCTCCGGAATGCTCAGAATCTTGACAATATGGAGTGTAGCCCTCTCTACATTTCATGCTTTTCGAAGTTGGAACTCCGCAATGGGGCTAGGTTGCTTCTGCCTATGAGTATTAATGACACTATAATTCCGGTGTATGATGATGAACCCACTAGTATAATAAGTTACGCTCTTCTGTCACCAGAGTATTATGAACAACAAACTGATGAGGGGAAAAACATTAAAGATGACGGAGATTCTACATCATCCTTAATTTCTCCCGATCCAATGAACCTTCAGAATTCCCATTTAGGTGATGAAACAATGAGTGAATCACATAGAAGTCATGCTTCTGCAGATGACAGCAATCCATCCTTGTTTAGATCTCGTAGCTCCATGATATTGGATCCACTCTCTTATACGAAGGCTCTGCATGTCAAAGTTTCATTTGAAGATGATGGGCCCCTCGGTAAAGTGAAATACACCGTGACTTGTTACTATGCGAAGCGGTTTGAAGCCTTAAGAAGGATGTGTTGCCCATCTGAGCTTGATTTTATTAGGTCTCTTAGTCGCTGTAAGAAATGGAAAGCTCAAGGTGGCAAGAGCAATGTCTTTTTTGCCAAGACCTTGGATGACAGGTTTATCATCAAGCAAGTCACTAAGACAGAGCTGGAATCATTTATACAATTTGGTCCTGAATATTTCAAGTACCTTTCTGAATCAATTGGCACGAGAAGTCCCACATGTCTGGCAAAGATTTTAGGGATATATCAG GTTAATTCAAAGCATCTTAAAGGAGGGAAAGAATCGAAGATGGATGTTCTGGTCATTGAGAATCTTCTGTATAGAAGGAATGTGACACGCCTTTATGATCTTAAAGGATCTTCCAGATCACGGTATAATCCAGATTCTAGTGGGAGCAACAAAGTTCTACTTGATCAGAACTTAATAGAAGCAATGTCAACATCACCCATTTTTGTGGGGAACAAGGCAAAGCGATTGTTGGAGAGAGCTGTTTGGAATGATACTTCTTTCCTTGCT TCAGTTGATGTAATGGATTACTCATTATTGGTTGGGGTGGATGAAGAAAAGCATGAGTTGGTTCTTGGGATCATAGATTTTATGAGGGAGTATACATGGGACAAGCACCTTGAAACGTGGGTGAAGACTTCAGGCATTCTTGGTGGGCCGAAGAACTCGTCGCCAACTGTCATATCTCCCAAGCAATACAAGAAAAGGTTCCGAAAAGCAATGACTGCATATTTCCTGATGGTCCCAGATCAATGGTCTCCTCCTATTGCTCCAAGTAAATCATGCACTGATATATCTGAAGAGAGCACTCAAGGTGGGACTTCAGTTCAATGA
- the LOC119983656 gene encoding protein LURP-one-related 11-like, which yields MAMAKVHPQLLFPSSSSSSTSYHTSKQETFTVWLKSLVLNGKGCTVFDSNGRIVYRVDNYNCKASDEIFLMDLKGKVLFTILRKQWKLLGFWEGYRPSMSGGGGEASKSKKRPGFQVRKTLVGMFGGGDSTCKVTAEGLDKNQQSHDFKIQSWSNNSICKIVDKSGDLIAEVRRKQLSCGIVLGEDVLTMVVQPHVDHSLIMAIVIVYMHALMN from the exons ATGGCAATGGCAAAAGTTCATCCTCAACTActatttccttcttcttcttcttcttccacaaGCTACCACACATCCAAACAAGAAACATTTACAGTATGGTTGAAGTCTCTGGTGCTGAATGGCAAAGGCTGCACTGTTTTTGATTCAAATGGTAGAATCGTATATCGCGTCGACAACTACAATTGCAAGGCTAGCGATGAAATCTTTCTCATGGATCTAAAAGGCAAAGTTTTGTTCACCATATTAAGAAAG CAATGGAAACTGTTGGGATTCTGGGAGGGCTACCGGCCATCGATGAGCGGCGGCGGCGGAGAGGCTAGCAAGAGCAAGAAAAGGCCTGGTTTTCAAGTCAGAAAAACCTTGGTGGGTATGTTTGGTGGAGGGGACTCAACATGTAAGGTTACAGCAGAAGGATTGGACAAGAATCAACAGTCTCATGACTTTAAGATCCAAAGCTGGAGCAACAATTCCATATGCAAGATTGTGGACAAGTCAGGGGATCTCATTGCAGAGGTAAGAAGAAAGCAATTGAGCTGTGGAATTGTACTGGGTGAAGATGTTTTGACAATGGTGGTACAACCCCATGTTGATCACTCTCTCATCATGGCCATTGTTATTGTCTACATGCATGCTCTCATGAATTAA